The Papaver somniferum cultivar HN1 chromosome 3, ASM357369v1, whole genome shotgun sequence genome includes a region encoding these proteins:
- the LOC113355621 gene encoding pleiotropic drug resistance protein 1-like isoform X1 has product MDHGEIYKVASLRRNSSVWRNNAAVDIFSRSYRDEDDEEALKWAALEKLPTYNRLRKGILLTENGEETKEIDIQNLGFQEKKQLIERLLKVAEVDNEKFLIKLKNRIDRVGLDLPTIEVRYENLSIDAESYGQGRSLPTLLNSTVNALEGCLTFLHILPNRKKPFSILNDVSGIIKPNRMTLLLGPPSSGKTTMLLALAGKLDKDLKVSGRVSYNGHGMNEFVPQRTSAYISQYDLHIGEMTVRETLAFSARCQGAGTGYDMLAELARREKAANIKPDPDIDVYMKAAAIDGQEASVVTDYVLKILGLDICADTMVGDEMLRGISGGQKKRVTTGEMLVGPARAFFMDEISTGLDSSTTFQIVNSLRQTVHIMNGTAVISLLQPAPETYNLFDDIILLSDGKIVYQGPRENVLEFFESVGFKCPDRKGVADFLQEVTSKKDQQQYWARKDEPYSFITVEDFTEAFKSFHVGRKLGEELAIPFNKSKSHPAALSIEKYGVSKTELLKACASREYLLMKRNSFVYIFKMSQLMFMAFVAMTLFLRTEMKRDNVVDGGIYMGALFFTLMVIMFNGFSELAMAVMKLPVFYKQRDLLFYPAWAYSLPTWILKIPITFVEVGAWVFITYYVIGFDPNVERLLRQFFLLLFINQMAAGLFRAVAAVGRNMIVANTIGSFALLILLALGGFILSQNNVKKWWIWGYWISPLMYGTNAILVNEFYGDQWNKVLPGMNETLGEAVIKSRGFYADPSWYWIGVGALLGYVILFNLFFTLALTYLNPFANSRAVMSNDLASGKTGEDMESTSHKKGSTSHRVGGGTEDIKRSISSASSSTRMDAINEAKGNKKRGMVLPFQPLSITFDNIKYSVDMPPEMKAEGVTEDRLELLKGVSGAFRPGVLTALMGVSGAGKTTLMDVLAGRKTGGYTDGNIMISGYPKKQETFARISGYCEQNDIHSPHVTVYESIVYSAWLRLPKEVKPEIRKMFVEEVMELVELSSLRGALVGLPGVNGLSTEQRKRLTIAVELVANPSIIFMDEPTSGLDARAAAIVMRAVRNTVDTGRTVVCTIHQPSIDIFESFDELFLMKRGGQEIYAGPLGHHSCHLIRYFEGIEGVSKIKDGYNPATWMLEVTSAGQEGGLGIDFTDVYKNSELYKRNKELIKELSVAPPGTKDLYFPTMYSRSFFTQCMACLWKQHWSYWRNPPYTAVRFFFTVVIALMFGTIFWDLGTKTSQRQDLFNALGSMYAAVLFLGVQNTSSVQPVVAVERTVFYRERAAGMYSALPYAFGQVVVEIPYILIQSLVYGIIVYAMIGFEWTPVKFFWYIFYMFFTLCYFTFYGMMTVAVTPNQNIAAIIGSAFYGLWNLFSGFIIPRTKIPIWWRWYYWACPVAWTLYGLAVSQFGDIQTTMVDTGVTVEFFMQNYFGFERDFQPVVAVVVVGFTVLFAFIFAFAIKTFNFQRR; this is encoded by the exons ATGGATCATGGTGAAATATATAAAGTAGCAAGTTTAAGAAGAAATTCATCAGTTTGGAGAAACAATGCAGCTGTAGATATATTCTCAAGATCGTacagagatgaagatgatgaagaagcatTAAAATGGGCTGCTTTAGAGAAACTTCCAACTTATAATCGGCTAAGAAAAGGGATTCTTCTCACTGAGAATGGTGAAGAAACTAAAGAAATCGATATTCAGAATCTTGGGTTTCAAGAGAAAAAACAATTGATTGAGAGATTATTAAAAGTTGCAGAGGTTGATAATGAGAAGTTTTTGATTAAACTAAAGAACCGAATTGATAG AGTGGGACTTGATCTTCCAACAATTGAAGTAAGATATGAAAATCTAAGTATAGATGCTGAATCCTATGGACAAGGAAGATCTTTACCAACATTACTCAACTCTACTGTCAATGCTCTTGAG GGGTGTTTGACTTTTCTGCATATTCTTCCAAATAGAAAGAAACCATTTTCAATTCTTAATGATGTTAGTGGAATCATCAAACCTAACAG gATGACATTGCTTTTAGGACCACCAAGTTCTGGAAAGACTACTATGCTCTTGGCTTTGGCCGGGAAGCTTGATAAAGATCTTAAAGTTTCAGGGAGAGTAAGTTATAATGGTCATGGAATGAATGAATTTGTCCCACAAAGAACATCTGCATATATCAGTCAATATGATCTTCATATTGGTGAAATGACTGTCAGAGAAACCTTGGCTTTCTCGGCTCGATGTCAAGGTGCAGGAACTGGTTATG ATATGTTGGCAGAGCTTGCAAGAAGGGAAAAGGCTGCAAACATTAAACCTGATCCAGATATTGATGTGTACATGAAG GCAGCAGCAATAGATGGTCAAGAAGCCAGTGTAGTTACAGACTACGTTCTAAAG ATCCTCGGATTGGATATTTGTGCTGATACCATGGTGGgtgatgaaatgttgagagggatcTCCGGTGGACAAAAGAAACGTGTAACAACTG GGGAAATGTTGGTCGGGCCAGCAAGAGCGTTTTTCATGGATGAGATATCCACAGGTCTAGACAGCTCAACGACATTTCAGATAGTGAATTCACTTAGACAGACAGTTCATATTATGAACGGTACCGCTGTGATATCGCTTCTGCAACCAGCACCAGAAACTTATAACCTCTTCGATGACATTATTCTCCTCTCTGATGGGAAAATTGTTTACCAAGGTCCGCGTGAGAATGTGCTCGAGTTTTTTGAGTCTGTAGGATTCAAATGTCCAGATAGGAAAGGAGTTGCAGATTTCTTGCAAGAA GTAACGTCAAAGAAAGATCAGCAACAATATTGGGCTCGTAAAGACGAGCCTTACTCTTTCATCACCGTTGAAGATTTCACAGAGGCTTTTAAGTCATTCCACGTTGGTCGAAAATTAGGAGAAGAACTGGCGATTCCATTCAATAAGTCGAAGAGCCACCCAGCTGCTTTGAGCATCGAGAAATATGGAGTTAGCAAGACTGAACTTCTAAAAGCTTGTGCCTCAAGAGAATACCTGTTAATGAAAAGGAATTCGTTCGTTTACATTTTCAAGATGTCCCAGCTCATGTTTATGGCATTTGTTGCGATGACACTGTTTCTGCGTACTGAAATGAAACGAGataatgttgttgatggtgggaTTTATATGGGAGCTTTGTTTTTCACTCTTATGGTGATTATGTTTAACGGATTTTCGGAGCTTGCCATGGCCGTGATGAAGCTTCCTGTGTTTTACAAGCAAAGGGACCTGCTCTTTTATCCTGCATGGGCATATTCTCTTCCTACATGGATCCTTAAGATACCAATAACATTTGTGGAAGTTGGTGCTTGGGTGTTCATAACTTACTACGTCATTGGATTTGATCCAAATGTCGAAAG GTTGCTTAGGCAGTTCTTTCTACTCCTATTTATCAACCAAATGGCTGCTGGACTGTTCCGAGCAGTTGCAGCAGTAGGGAGAAATATGATAGTTGCAAATACAATTGGATCATTTGCGTTACTCATTCTATTGGCTCTCGGGGGATTCATTCTGTCTCAAA ATAATGTGAAGAAATGGTGGATTTGGGGATACTGGATATCTCCCCTAATGTATGGGACAAACGCAATACTCGTAAACGAGTTTTATGGGGATCAGTGGAATAAA GTTCTTCCCGGTATGAATGAGACACTAGGTGAAGCAGTTATCAAATCTCGCGGATTCTATGCAGATCCATCTTGGTATTGGATTGGAGTTGGGGCGTTGCTTGGATATGTCATCTTATTCAACTTGTTTTTCACTTTGGCTCTTACTTATCTCAACC CATTTGCAAATTCCCGGGCAGTCATGTCTAATGATTTAGCATCTGGCAAAACTGGAGAAGATATGGAGTCAACCTCCCATAAAAAGGGCTCCACCAGTCATCGAGTCGGAG GTGGGACTGAGGATATTAAGAGAAGTATCTCGTcagcatcatcatcaacaaggatgGATGCCATTAACGAGGCTAAGGGAAACAAAAAGCGTGGAATGGTTCTTCCATTTCAGCCTCTTTCTATCACTTTTGACAACATTAAGTATTCTGTCGACATGCCACCG GAAATGAAAGCTGAAGGAGTTACTGAAGACAGGTTGGAGCTTCTAAAAGGTGTCAGTGGAGCTTTTAGGCCAGGAGTTCTTACGGCTTTAATGGGTGTTAGTGGTGCGGGTAAGACTACTCTTATGGATGTTTTGGCGGGACGAAAAACAGGTGGATATACTGATGGAAACATCATGATATCTGGATATCCAAAGAAGCAAGAGACATTTGCTCGCATATCAGGATACTGCGAGCAGAACGATATTCATTCTCCACATGTCACAGTTTATGAGTCTATTGTCTATTCCGCTTGGCTTCGATTACCAAAGGAAGTAAAACCTGAAATAAGAAAG ATGTTCGTTGAGGAGGTGATGGAGCTCGTCGAGTTGTCTTCACTGCGGGGAGCACTAGTTGGGTTGCCTGGTGTGAATGGTCTATCAACTGAGCAAAGAAAACGATTAACCATTGCTGTTGAGTTGGTTGCGAACCCATCCATTATCTTCATGGATGAGCCGACGTCTGGCCTGGATGCAAGGGCAGCAGCAATTGTGATGAGAGCAGTGAGGAACACTGTGGACACTGGAAGAACTGTTGTTTGCACCATCCATCAGCCCAGCATTGACATATTTGAATCCTTCGACGAGTTATTCCTAATGAAGAGAGGAGGACAGGAAATTTACGCCGGACCATTGGGGCACCATTCTTGCCATCTAATTCGCTATTTTGAG GGAATTGAAGGAGTCAGTAAAATTAAAGATGGTTATAATCCAGCAACGTGGATGTTGGAGGTGACTTCTGCGGGACAAGAAGGTGGTCTAGGGATTGACTTCACTGATGTATACAAAAACTCGGAGCTATACAAGAGAAACAAAGAACTCATCAAAGAATTAAGTGTCGCACCTCCTGGTACAAAGGACTTGTACTTCCCGACCATGTACTCGAGATCATTCTTTACTCAATGCATGGCTTGCCTATGGAAACAACATTGGTCATACTGGCGAAACCCTCCATACACGGCAGTGAGATTTTTCTTTACAGTGGTCATTGCACTGATGTTTGGTACAATTTTTTGGGATCTTGGAACAAAGAC GTCACAAAGACAAGATCTGTTTAATGCTTTGGGTTCAATGTATGCTGCTGTTCTCTTTCTCGGAGTTCAGAATACCTCTTCAGTGCAGCCAGTTGTTGCTGTAGAACGAACAGTATTTTACCGAGAAAGAGCTGCTGGAATGTACTCCGCCTTGCCATATGCATTTGGACAG GTAGTAGTTGAGATTCCCTATATCTTAATTCAGTCTTTGGTGTACGGAATTATAGTGTACGCCATGATCGGGTTTGAATGGACACCAGTAAAGTTCTTCTGGTATATCTTCTATATGTTCTTCACTTTGTGTTACTTTACGTTCTATGGAATGATGACCGTGGCAGTGACACCAAACCAAAACATTGCTGCTATTATTGGTTCGGCTTTCTACGGTTTATGGAATCTCTTTTCAGGATTTATAATCCCACGAACG AAAATTCCAATTTGGTGGAGATGGTATTACTGGGCATGCCCTGTTGCATGGACCTTATACGGATTGGCTGTCTCACAATTTGGAGACATACAAACTACCATGGTTGATACAGGCGTGACAGTGGAGTTTTTCATGCAAAATTATTTTGGGTTCGAGCGTGATTTCCAGCCTGTGGTTGCAGTTGTTGTCGTTGGCTTTACTGTACTCTTCGCCTTCATCTTTGCATTTGCCATTAAAACTTTTAACTTCCAGAGACGATAA